The nucleotide sequence TGCGGTACTTTCCAAGTACCCCATTGTGGATTCGGCGGGGTACCTGCTCCCACGCAACCCCACGCTGGGTGGGGAAGATCGGGCCGTGGCCGCGATTACCGTCCAGTTACCAGGTAAAAAGCAAGTTATTTTTGCTAGCACGCATCTGGATTTGAAAGAAGAAAACCGTCTGTCGCAGGCGCAGGCACTAATCGGTCATTTTCAGGATTCCGACCTACCCATGATTCTGGGTGGCGATTTCAACGCCCTGGCTAGTAGCCCGGTCATCGATTTGTTCGACCAGCACTTCACCAGAACCTGCCGCGACGACTGCGCCCCCACGATTCCAGTCAAGAATCCTAACCGGACGATCGACTTTATCATGTTCAAGCCTCAGGCGAGTGTCAAGGTACTTTCGATGCGGGTTATTGATGAGCAATACGCCTCGGACCACCTGCCCGTGGTGGCGGAGTTGGAAATTGTGAAGTAAGGGTACCTTGGAATTTGAAGACTGAGCCTAAAAAATCAAAAATAACAGAATCCCCGGTAGTCTGGCCTTGGCCAAACCACCGGGGATTCTGTTATTTTTGATTTTCTTCACTGCCCTCACAAACAGCTCCCGCATTTAAATCAGACAAGGTACCCCTCACTCCTTCACCAGCACCTGATCCATATTCAGCAGCACGTTGGCAGCCACTGCCAGGGCGGCGCGTTGGGGGGTGGGGCGGTTGCCGTAGTGAAGCAGGCTATCGGCCTGAGCCGGGGCGTGCCGGTAGGTAGTCAAGGCTTGGTGATAAGTTTTCAAAAGTACCCGCAGATTTTGCGGACCTATGGCTTTGTGGGTGAGAAGGAGGTACCCTGCGGCCAGTTGTTGGCTAGGCGTGCGGCCCCGCTGCTGCATGGTCAAGGCCAGCTGTTCAGCCGCTTCCAGATACACCGGATCATTGAGCGTGACCAACGCTTGCAGGGGCGTATTGGTAATCAATCGGCGCGACTGGCAGAACTCCCGGCTCGGGGCATCGAACGTAATCATGGAGGGGTAGGGGGCCGTTCGTTTCCAGTACGTGTAAAGGCTACGGCGATAGCGGTTTTCGCCTTCGCTCGTGACCCACTTGTCCCCGTTGTAGGGCGACTGCCAAATGCCTTCGGGCTGCGGCGGCATTACACTGGGACCGTACATTTTGGTGGAAAGCAGGCCTACACTGGCTAGCGCCTGATCCCGTACCTGCTCGGCGCTCAGCCGCACCCGCGGTCCCCGGGATAGCCATTCGTTATGCGGATCCCGGTCCTGCCTGGCCGGATCGGACTGGGAGCTTTGCTGGTAGGTGGCCGATAGGACGATCCTTTTCAGGAGTTTTTTGACGCTCCACTGATCTTCTTCCATAAAACGCACCGCCAGCCAGTCGAGCAGTTCGCGGTGGGTAGGTTCGCTACCTTGTGAGCCAAAGTCTTCGACGGTCTCCACAATGCCCCGCCCGAACAGTTGTTCCCAAAACCGGTTGACGATGACGCGCGCCGTCAGCGGATTTTCGCGGTCGACGATCCAACGGGCCAGTCCCAGGCGGTTGCGGGGAAATCCGGCGGGCATCGATGGCATTAGTTCGGGTACCCCTGGCTGCACTTGCGCACCCTTGACCAGCCAGTTGCCCCGCTCGAAGACGTGGGTTTTCCGGGCAAAATCGCCGGTACCTTCCCACAGGATCGGCATTCCGTCGGTAGGACGGGTGATTACGGTGGCGTAGTCGGCTAACCGCTCGGCGTAGCCCGGCTGATCGCGGCCCGGCAGGGCTTTCTGGAAAGCTACCCAGGCAATACGCACCCATTCATTGGGCGATTTGGGGCTGTCCAACGAAAGAAAAATAGGGTGCTTGCCCGTGGTTTTGGTAATAGGCGCAATGAGTACGGTATCACTGACGGGTACCTTGATTCGGGAAAGTACGGGACCGGCTAAACTGTCGAGGTGGAAAGTCAGCACCGCGTTTTCGGCCTTGGTGGTGAAATTGATGAGCAGATTTTCAGCCCCCGTCAGGTCCACTGGTGGAATCCGGGCGTTGCCGTGGCCCTTTACGGCGTAGTAGGAAATCAATATGAAGGTCGATTCATCACCGGGTACGAACTGGTGCGAATTGATTTTGGGCTCCATGATTTTCATGAACCGCGTGAGCTCATCGACCTGTGCCGGATTATATTGCTGCGTCCATTCCCGCACCCGTTCCAGGCGGGCGGAATCTTCGCCCGAATAAAATTGCAGCTTGGGCCATTCGTCCCATACGTCTTCGTCGCGGGTGTTGTTGAAGAAGGCCAGGTACCGATAGTAGTCCTTGTGCGGAATGGGGTCGTAGGGGTGGCTATGGCACTGAATGCAGCCAAAAGTGGTACCCTGCCATACTTCCCAGGTCGTATTGACGCGGTCGATGAGGGCGGCGTTGCGGAATTCCTCGTCGTCGGTACCACCTTCGTTGTTGGTCATGGTGTTGCGATGGAAGCCCGTGGCGATCAGGTTTTCTTCGGCGGGCAATCCGTCTTTCTGCCGGGGTAGTAGGTCGCCCGCCAGTTGCTCGATCGTGAACTGGTCGAAGGGTTTGTCCTCGTTAAAAGACCGGATGACATAGTCGCGGTAGCGCCAGATCGATCGGCTGCCGTCACTTTCGTACCCTTTGGTATCGGCGTAGCGGGCCAAATCCATCCACATGGCGGTCCAGCGCTCACCGTAGCCGGGCGATTGGAGTAGCCGATCCACCACTTTCTCGTAGGCACCGGGCGAATTGTCTTTTTCGAAAGCCCGCACTTCCTGCTCCGTGGGCGGCAGGCCGGTCAGGTCCAGGCTCACGCGGCGAATCAGGGTACCTTTGTCTACTTTTGGGGAAGGAGAGAGGCCGTGTTCCCGCATTTTTTGCAAAACAAACGGATCGATTTCATTTTGAACCCAGCTCATCTCGTCCGTATTCAGCAAGCCATACAGATTCCCGAACGAGCGCAGCGAAGGTACCTCCGGTTTTTCAATTCGGCGGTACGACCAGTGCTTCTCCCACGTGGCACCCTGATTGATCCAGTTTTTCAGCGTAGCGATTTCATCTTTGGATAAAGGTACCCCCTTCCGGGGCATCCGCTCGTCGGGATCGTGACTCTGAATGCGTCGGATCATCTCGCTGGCGTCGGCGTCGCCCCGCACGACGGGTACCTTGCCTGATTTGCCGGGCTTCAGCATTTCTTCTTCAAAGAGAAAACTGACGTTGCCCGCTTTCTTCACCCCACCATGGCAGCCCATGCAGTGCTTGTTCAGGATGGGCTTGACATCAGCATTATAGTCGACCCGCTGGTGCCCGAACCAGTTGATTCCCAGCCAGGTCGATAGTGACGTGAGCAGGATTCCAGAACCGATGAGTAGACTGTTTTTCATAGAAAAATACCGAGTCGTTCAAAAGCGGGTTAAGTCTTTACCTTACTATTACTACGTCACAGATTTCCTTTTTTCATCTCGGCTACTGCGTGGGTAGCTGCCCGGGCGGTGAGGGCCATATACAGGATCGAGGGGCTCTGGTTTCCGGTACTGGTCATGCAGGCCCCGTCGGTCACGAACACGTTCTTTACGGTATGCAGCTGATTCCATTCGTTCAGCAGTGAGGTTTTCGGATTGCGACCCATCCGTACGCCGCCCATTTCATGGATGTCGAGACCGGGCGCCTGATGGCTGTCGTGCTGCCGGATGTCCCGCGCTCCCGCTTTTTCCAGCATTTCGGTGCTTTGCGTCAGGAAGTCTTTGATCATTTTTTCATCATTCTCATCGTAACCTACCGAAGTGACCAGCAACGGAATTCCCCACGGATCGGTTTCCGTTTTGCTCAGGCGTACCTCATTGCTGGCTTTAGGAATGGTTTCACCCTGCATGTACATGTAGGTCCGCCACGGGCCGGGATGAGATTGGGATTCCTTGAACGCCGCGCCGAAGGAGGGTACCTTGCCGTCGGCCGCACCCCGTGTGCGGTACGCTCCCAGAAAAGTGGTGAAGCCGCCCAGATAATCCGTATCCTGCCGGTGCAGGTTGCGGTAATTGACCAGAATGGGCTCGGTAGGATTACGGCCGAAATAATATTTATCCTCGAAACCGTCCATGGCGGCGCTCACAGAGGCCCGGTAGTTATGAAAGGCAATGTATTTGCCCAGCAGGCCATTGTCGTTGCCGAGTCCTTCGGGAAACCGCGACGACTTCGAGTTGAGCAGAATCAGGTTGCTATTCAGGGCGGAGGCATTCAGGAAAATAATCCGGGCGAAGTAGTCGATGGTTTCCTGCGTGTTGGTGTCGATCACGCGTACCCCCACCGCCTTGCCTTTTTGCTCGTCGTAGATAATGGAATGGACCACCGAAAAGGGTCGGATGGTAAGGTTGCCCGTAGCCTGCGCCCAGGGTAGGGTAGAGGAAACCGAACTGAAATACCCCCCGTACGGACAGCCCCGCATGCACAGATTCCGCGCCTGACAGCTGGCCCGGCCCTGCTGATGGTGGACGGGCTGGGGTTCGGTAAGTTGCGCCCAGCGGGCGTGTACCACGTGCCGGTCCTGGTAGTGGCTTTTGAGTTTTTGCTGAATGTGCGCTTCCACACAATTCAGGTCGAAAGGTTTCATGAATTCCCCGTCGGGCATGGCTTCCAGGCCATCTTTCTGTCCGCACACGCCAATGAACTTCTCGACATGCGCGTACCAGGGCGCTACGTCGGCGTAGCGGATGGGCCAGTCGAGGCCGTAGCCGAAACGGCTGGGGGCGGTGAATTCAAAGTCGCTCCAGCGCTGGCAGGCCCGACCCCAGATAATGGATTTACCCCCCACCTGATAGCCACGTATCCAGTCGAAAGGTTTTTCCTGGACGTAGGGGTGGTCGGCGTCTTTGATAAAAAAATGGGCTGTGTCGGCCCCAAAACCCGCCGCCCGGCTAATCAGCGGATTCTCTTCCAGATATTCTTTCGGCATTCGGCCCCGGTACTCAAAATCCCAGGGATTCATGGTAGCCGTGGGGTAATCCTTGATATGCTCGATGGGGCGGCCGCGTTCCAGCACCAGGGTCTTGACTCCCTGCTCGCAGAGTTCCTTGGCCGCCCAGCCGCCGCTGATGCCCGAACCAATTACGATGGCCTCGTAGGTAGTGGTATCGGTCTGCTGGTAGGCACAAACTAATTTATCGCTCATAATCTGTATGTTGTATAAAGAAGTAACGCCGCTATACGTACCCAGGTATATGGAGTCTGTCGGTTTACTCTACCTTACGCTGCTCGCCAATCACCACCACGCCTTTGCTTTTGGTGGGGTACACCAGGTCGGTCAGTACAGCCATACCGTCATTGGCGTAGATTTCTATTACGGAATTATCCACAAAAATGGCCAGTTTCAGTTCGCCATTTTGGGGCATGACGGTCATAGATTCCACACTGGAAAACTTTTCGTGGAAAGCCACCTTTCCCGATTTTGTCCGGTCGAAGGTCATCTTGCCCGTGGCTATCTCGTAGGATAGCAGGCTGGTTTCGGTTTCGTTATCCAGCAGTTTTATTTCAAAATCCTTAGCTTCGGCCAATTCGACGGTTAGGTCCACCCGGTAGGAATTTCCATCCAGCTTCATGATGACCCCGGCGGCCAGGTCGCTAGCCTTCATGGTGAGGGTGCGGACGGGAAGCTTGTCTTTGAAAATGGGTCTTTGCCGTAGCCGGTACACGCCATCTTGCTGATAAAGGGAAAGCGCCCGGGGCAATGAAAACATACCGCGGAAGCCCTCGGTAGGGATTTTATTGGCATAGGCCCAGTTGTTAACCCAACCCATCATGATGGGTTGCGGCTGCGTGGGGGGTAGGTTGTGGAAGGGGATAGCGGCGTAAAAATCTTTACCCAGATCCACCCGGAAAACCTCCTTTTGTTTCTGGGGCGTAAATTTTTTTCCATCAAAATCACCTACGAAGTACTGCATTCCTGTAAAGGCGGTGTCTTCGGCAGCACTCGAAATCATCATCACCCACTTTTCCGGAAGGGTGTCTTCGACGGGTACCTTGAAAAGTGAGGGGCATTCCCAGATCTTAGCCATGTCGCCCATTTTACCGAATTCACTGAGCAGCTTCCATTCTTTCAGGTCGGTCGATTCGTAGATTTGCACGCTGTACTCATGCGGCTTGGCTACTACCATTTTCCATTTGTCCTCGTACCTGAAAACGTTCGGATCACGAAAATCCTTCATGCCGATGTCCAGCACCGGGTTCTTACCGTAGTAGGTCCAGGTACGTCCCTTGTCGGCGCTGTAGGCCAGGCTCTGGTGTTGGGCCAGGCCCTCCTCACCCTTGTACACGTGCGAAGTATAAATCGCCACCATACCTTTCCGGAAGCCTGGCGCGAAGAAGCCCGACGTATTGAGGCTATCCACTACCACGCAGCCCGAGAAAATCATGGTTTCGGTACTATCGGCGTTCGAGTATTCTTTCAGCGCTACGGGTAGTTCTTCCCAGGTTTTCAGATCCTGACTCACGGCGTGCCCCCAGCTCATGTGGCCCCAGGTGTCGCCATAAGGATTGTATTGGTAGAACAGATGGTACTCCCCGTCGAGGTATACCAGGCCGTTGGGGTCATTGACCCAATTTTTGGCCGGGGCATAGTGATACGCCGGACGGTAGTCGGCGGGTTCAGTGCTTGTGGATTCATCGTCGGAAGAACCGCAGGCGATCAGGAGCCCGCCCAAGAACAGGAAAGCGATTAGTTGGTACATACCAGGTAAGCGCAAGGAATTATCAGGATGTAGGAACATAGGAAAAACGGAGCATGAATTTCTCTCTTTTTATAATCTAACATCAACAATCCGGGTTCTGGTCTAACCGTAATGCCGACCAGCCAGCTTCTATTGGCTCACCCGGCGGGAGCCCCCCATCAGCGACCGGATTTCGTCCCCGGTAATGCGTGGCGTGGCACCCTGGCGGGAAGCTACCAAAGAGCCCGTAGCGCAGGCAAATTCCAGACTTTCGGCCGGAGGGTCGTTATGAAGCAAGCCTTTGATTAAGGCGGCCAGAAACGAATCTCCGCTGCCAATGGTATCGCTCACCTGTACGGCAAATCCCCGGCTTTCGTAGAATGCGCCGTCTTTCCAGAGGATCGCCCCGCTCCCGCCCCGGGTCACGCAGATGGTAGGTACATCGAAACGCTCCGACAGGCGTTGAATGGCCGAACGCTCGTCGGTAAGGGTACCCTGCCAGGCAGTAATTAGGGCCAGCTCATGAGCATTCATCTTTACCATATCGGCTTGCTGAAGCAGGTACTCCACGGTTTCCTGGGTATAGTAAGGCTCCCGGAAATTTACATCGAATATCTTGAAAGTCGCTTTTTCCAGAAGTCGGTGCAGCGTCTCGCGTGTGCCCGGATTCCGGGCAGCCAATGAGCCAAACACGAAGCCATCGCTCCGTTCCACGGCCCGAACGGCTTCCTCTTCCAGTTGGATATAGTCCCAGGCGACGGGCTGCACAATTTTGTAGGTTACCTCATTTGCATCGTCCATATTGACCTTCACGACCCCGGTGAGGTGGTTGGTGCCACGCTGAACCAGAGAGACATCCAGGCCGGCCTTTTGCATGAATTCGATCAATTCGTCGCCCAGGTCGTCGCTGCCGACCCGGCTGATCAGGGCCGTGTTCAGGCCGAAGTTTTTGAGGTGAAACGCCACGTTCATGGGCGCACCGCCGGGCATTTTTCCCGTAGGTAGCATGTCCCACAGCACTTCTCCGAAGCAGATTATGTTTTTCGGGCTCATAGTCAATTCATTTTAAGCGGCCACCACCTTTTCCTCGATGCCTTCCAGGGAGGTACCTTTGGTTTCGGGCATCATGCGCCAGACGAACAGCAATTGCAGTACCATCATCCCAGCAAAAAAGGAAAAGGTAGGTCCGCCGCCGAAGGTCTGGGCGATGTAGGGAAAAATGAACGAAATAATGGCGGCGGCGATCCAGTGCGTAAAGCTACCCAGCGACTGCCCGTAGGCCCGGATATCGTTGGGGAAAATCTCGGAAATAAAGACCCAGATCACGGCTCCCTGCGACAGGGCGAAAAAGGCAATGTAGATGAACAGGTAAATGGGTACCTGCGCGCCGCCCAGGTTTTCGCTGAAAAAAGCGTTGGCCACCAGTACCAGCGCCGCAATGACGCCCAGGGTACCTACGTACATCAGAAATTTCCGGCCAAACTTGTCGATCAGCGACAGCCCCAGCAAGGTAGCCAGCAGGTTGACGAGCCCGATACCCGCCGAGGAGAGCAGCGCCGATTCTTTCCCCAACCCGGCCATCTCGAACACGCGCGGTGCGTAGTAGATGATAGCGTTGATACCCGACAATTGGTTGAACAGCGCGAACAGCACAGCCAGCCGGACGGGCGTTTTATACAGCGGCTTGAATAAATCTTTATAGCTACCCGTGGTGGACTGATGTTGACTTTTCAGAATGGCGACCACGACCCGCTCGGCTTCTTCCGAATCGCTCACGTTGAGAATTTCCCGCGCTTCGTGGATTTTATTCCGTTTCAAGATCAGCCAGCGCGGGCTTTCGGGTATGAAAAAGAGCGTGACCATGAAGAGTAGCGCCGGAATCGCCTCTACACCCAGCATCCACCGCCAGGCGTTTTCGCCGATGCCTTCTAGGGCGTAGTTGGAAAGATAAGACACCAGGATGCCCAGCACGATATTGAACTGAAACAACGCTACCAGCCGTCCCCGCCGCGAGGGAGGTGCGATCTCGGAAATGTACATGGGTGCCACTACCGACGAGATACCTACCCCTACTCCGCCGATAAACCGGAAGATCAAAAACATGAACCAGCCCGTGGCCAGGCCGGAGCCCAATGCCGATACCAAATACAGAACGGCTACGATCAGCAGGCTGATTTTGCGGCCATACTTATCGGCCGGTACCCCCCCGTACAAGGCACCAATCACCGTGCCGATGAGGGCAATGGACACGGTCAGGCCGTGTTCGAAAGCGCTGGAATTCCAGAGGATTTGCAGGGTTTGCTCGGCGCCGGAAATCACCGCCGTGTCGAAGCCGAAGAGAAAGCCGCCCAAAGCAGCGGAAATGGACCAAAGGAAAATCTTACCAGCGTTGCTCATGGGCGAAAGAGTCAGGGTTAATAGGAGGAATCAAAGTTGCAGTTAAATTTTGGCAATCCAAAACGGTAAACCGCGGGGTACTACCGCTTGAGGTCAGTGGGGGTAAAAGCACTACATTCCTCTCTTTTAACCACGTAAATCCGCAACTTCAACCTAGGAAACCCTATGAAGCAGATTATCGTCATTGGCAGTTCCAATACAGACATGGTGGTGAAGGCCGCCAAACTGCCCGGCCCCGGCGAGACAATCCTCGGGGGTACCTTCCTGATGAATCCGGGCGGCAAGGGTGCCAACCAAGCCATGGCGGCCCAACGGCTGGGAGAGAGCAAAGTGATTTTTATTGCAAAAATAGGTAGCGATGTGTTTGGCCAGGAAGCGATTGACGGTTTCAAACGGGCGGGCATGGATACGCGCTTCGTTCTGAAAGACGGAACCGCACCATCGGGGATAGCCCTCATTAGCGTGGACGAGCAGGGTGAAAACGCCATCATGGTGGCTCCCGGGGCCAATGCCAACCTGTCGGCGGTGGAAGTGGCCGTGGCATTGGATGCCTGTCCTGAAGCAGAACTGGTGTTGCTACAACTGGAAATCCCGCTGGATACGGTGGAAAGGAGCGTAGTGGCCTGCGCCCAAAAAGGGATAAGAGTAATCTTGAACCCCGCTCCCGCCCGCAACCTGAGCGATGAAATCCTGAAACACCTGTATCTCATTACGCCCAACGAAACCGAAGCCGAACTCCTCACGGGCGTGACGGTCACCGACCTCGACTCCGCCCGACGGGCGGCCCGTATCCTGCACGACGAAAAAGGTGTCGGGAACGTCATTATCACACTCGGTGCGAAAGGTGCCTTTTTCTACAATACTTCCCTCGAATTGCTGGTTCCGGCACCGGCGGTCGCGGCGGTGGATACTACGGCGGCGGGTGATGTGTTCAATGGTGCGCTGGTGGTGGCTCTATCCGAAGCAATGCCCCTGCCCGACGCCCTCGCGTTTGCCTGCCAGGCGGCTGCCCTATCAGTAACGCGGCTGGGGGCACAGTCGTCCATCCCGTCGCGTGCGGAAGTGAATGCCGCTCTGGGGTAAGGTGATTAGTATAGAAGAAAATAGTACAGAAGTACCTGAGATAGTTAATTAGTAAAAAAAATCATGAGTAACTCATAATCAGTGATTAAAATACACAAAAAGGCCAATTTGTCTTCAACAATTCAACAACCCTTACCCTCATGTTCATCATAGAAAACTACTCCGTTGCTGTCTTCTTTTGTATTATCACCATGCTATGTTGGGGTTCGTGGGCCAACACGCAGAAGCTGGCGGCCAGTTCGTGGCGGTTCGAGCTGTTCTATTGGGATTACGTCATCGGTATCGTGCTGGTAGCGTTGCTCTTTGCTTTCACCCTGGGCAGTCAGGGCGCGGGCGGGCGCAGCTTCCTGGCTGATCTCGAACAAGCCTCGGCGGCCAACCTGGGGTCGGCGGTGCTGGGCGGAATTATTTTCAACGCGGCCAACATCCTGCTGGTGGCGGCCATTGCCATCGCGGGCATGTCGGTGGCATTTCCGGTGGGCATCGGGCTGGCGCTGGTGATTGGCGTAATCGTCAACTACCTCGACAATCCCGTCGGGGATGCGACCCTGCTGTTTTTGGGTGTAAGTTTGGTTGTGGCGGCCATCTTGCTCAATGCCTATGCCTACCGGGCTACTTCCCGGCAGCGGCAGGGGGTATCGACCCGGGGCTTGCTGCTTTCGGTGATCGCCGGGGTACTTATGGGCTATTTTTACAAATACGTGGCGGCCTCCATGTATGCCGATTTCACCCTACCCGAAGCGGGCAAACTGGGCCCGTATACGGCAGTGGTACTGTTCTCGCTGGGTATTTTGCTGAGCAATATCGTGTTCAACTCACTACTGATGATGCGGCCCTTCGAAGGTAGTCCGGTGCATTATGCCGACTATTTTGGGGGCAGCGGCAAAAACCACCTAATGGGCATTCTGGGCGGGGCGATCTGGTGCGTTGGTATGGCGTTCAGCATCATCGCTTCGGGCAAAGCCGGACCGGCCATTTCGTACGGTCTGGGTCAGGGGGCGACGGTCATTGCGGCGTTATGGGGTATCTATATCTGGAAAGAATTCAAGGGGGTACCCCGCTCCACCACACTGATTCTGAACGGCATGCTCCTGTGCTATATCGTGGGGTTGGGTCTGATCATCGCGGCCCGGTAATGGATAGAGCGTGTTTTTTACATTAATATTGGGTAATATCGTTGAATTTTGACCTACAAGTAAAGGGTACCCTCCTGTATCCACACGCGTATAATGATTCCTGTATACCTAACCATCAAAGGTTTATATTCCTACCGGCAAACCCAGGAGATTGATTTCTCCCGACTGACCGAAACGGCCCTCTTCGGCATTTTTGGCAAGGTAGGCAGTGGTAAGTCCTCGATTCTGGAAGCTATCACCTTTGCGCTCTACGGCGAGACCGACCGCCTCAACAAATCGGGCGACGACCGCAATTACAACATGATGAACCTGCGCTCGGATGAATTGATGATCGACTACATATGCCTGGCGGGCCAAGAGGGCCACAAGTACCGCTTTACAGTGAAAGGGCGGCGCAACAGCAAGCGGTTCGATGATGTCAAGACGTTTGAGCGCCGGGCTTACCGGTGGATGGATGAACTGGACGACTGGGCACCCATCGAAACCGACCAGGTCGCGGAAAAAATCATTGGCCTGAGTTACGAAAACTTCAAGCGTACCATCATCATTCCGCAGGGCAAGTTCCAGGATTTTCTCGACCTGCCGCAGGCGCAACGTACCCGGATGATGAACGAGATTTTTCAGCTGGAACGCTACGACCTGGCCGCAAAAGTAAAAATCCTGAAAATCCGCAACGACACGCTGTTAGAGAATCTGGCGGGCAAGCTCACCCAACTCGGACAAACTACCCCCGAACTACTCGAACAGTCGCGGCAGGGGCTGAAAAATACACAGGCGTTAATTAAACTCACCGATAATGAGCTGAAAGTCCTGACCGCCGACGAAAAGCAGCTCGAAACCCTGCGCCAGCTTTTTGTGGATAAGCAAAATGCCGAACAGAAAATAACGGCACTCGCTACCCAGGAGGCCGATTTCATGGCGCGTGCCGCGCGACTCGACCGGTACCTCTCGTGTCGCAATACCTTCAAGCTGGTGCTGGAGCAGAAGAAAATTCAGGAAACTGCTCTGGCGCGAGACCAGGGTACCTTGCGGGAAAAAGAAAAATCGATGGCGGAGGTCCAACAGCGCATCGCGGACGAGCGCAAAAAACTCGCTGAAATCCTGCCGCAGTATGAGCAGCGGGACGCGCTGAAAAAGGAAACGGAAGAACTGGGCCTGGTGCTGACTTTGGCGCAGTCGAAGGAGGAGCGGGCCAAGCTGGAAGACGACCAGAAGCGTGGCAGAATAGCCTTTGTGCAAAAAAAGGATATCATCGGCCAACTGACACAGCAGAAAGGCGAGTTGGAAACAACCCTGGATAAGGCGAAATCAGGACGGGTGGATTTGGAGGTGGTTACGAAAGTGGCGGAGTGGTTTTCGACCAAAAATGCCATCCTGGCTACCAAAGAATCAGTGAAAAAAGATGCCAAAGCCGTAGCCGACGACGAGGAAAAACTCGAAAAGAGCAAGGCCGACCTCCTGCTCGCAGCGCCTTTCGACGCGCTTTTTGGTCCCGAGGATGCGGCCACGCCGCCCGTCCGGCTGCGTGAGCGGATCGATGAGGAGAAGCAGAGGCTAGTGGGCCAGCATGCCGAATTGGAAAAGGACATCCTGCACCTGAAAACCCAGCGCGAACTCCGCAAGTACGCCCACGACCTACAGCCCGGTGAGCCTTGTCCGCTCTGTGGATCGTTGCATCATCCGCAGGTGATGGGCGGTGCAAGTGTTCTGGAAAACGAATTGATGGCCTTCGAGCAAAAGCAAAAAAAGCTGCGAGAAACGGAAATTGCCTACGACCAGCTCAAAAACCAGCTCAGCGTTCTGGAAAAAGAGTTTGCACTTTATGAAAGGCAAAAGAAGGTTATCCGGGAAAAGTGGGAGGAAAACAAAGCCGCGCTGGCGCGACAGGATGCGGCGTTCACATGGCCGGATTTTTCTAAAGACGACGAGGAAAAAGTACAGGAGGCTTTTCAAAAAGACCGGCAGCAGCAGGGGGAGATCAAGCAGCTGGAAGCCACCTATCGCCAGAAAGAACGCGAATTGAACGAAGCGCGCGATCTGCTGGATAACAAGATCAGGCCCGCGCTGGAAACGATCGAGCAAAAATTGGCCGCCAAAATGGCCGAAACCGAGGGCTATCAGAAACAGATAATCCGGCTGGATGTGGCGGAGTTTGCCAACCAAACGGCGGAGCAGATCAGGTACCGCATCCACGCCCAAAACACGGCCTACAACAAATTGACCGAAGCTTACGAGCAACTGACCCAAAAAATTCAGGCGCTCACGGATCAGCAAAATATTCTTTCGGGCGAAATCACATCGCTTAAAACCAATACCGGGCAGCAGGCTGAAGCGCTGCGGGAATTGAATGAAAATCTGGCCAAAGACATCGCCGCCTCCGACTTTGCCGATGAAAGCGAGGTACTCGCCATGTTACAATCGGAACTGAACGTAGCCACCGAACAGCAGGAAATTGAAACGTACCGGCTGACGCTGAACACTGCCCGGGCGGCGTTAAAAACATTGGAGGAAAAAACGGCGGGGCTACGGTACGATACCGGAATCCACGAAAAGGTACGGGCCGACCTGGAAACCCAAACCATCCGGATCAATGAACTGCGCAAGGAAGAG is from Salmonirosea aquatica and encodes:
- the rbsK gene encoding ribokinase yields the protein MKQIIVIGSSNTDMVVKAAKLPGPGETILGGTFLMNPGGKGANQAMAAQRLGESKVIFIAKIGSDVFGQEAIDGFKRAGMDTRFVLKDGTAPSGIALISVDEQGENAIMVAPGANANLSAVEVAVALDACPEAELVLLQLEIPLDTVERSVVACAQKGIRVILNPAPARNLSDEILKHLYLITPNETEAELLTGVTVTDLDSARRAARILHDEKGVGNVIITLGAKGAFFYNTSLELLVPAPAVAAVDTTAAGDVFNGALVVALSEAMPLPDALAFACQAAALSVTRLGAQSSIPSRAEVNAALG
- a CDS encoding carbohydrate kinase family protein — translated: MSPKNIICFGEVLWDMLPTGKMPGGAPMNVAFHLKNFGLNTALISRVGSDDLGDELIEFMQKAGLDVSLVQRGTNHLTGVVKVNMDDANEVTYKIVQPVAWDYIQLEEEAVRAVERSDGFVFGSLAARNPGTRETLHRLLEKATFKIFDVNFREPYYTQETVEYLLQQADMVKMNAHELALITAWQGTLTDERSAIQRLSERFDVPTICVTRGGSGAILWKDGAFYESRGFAVQVSDTIGSGDSFLAALIKGLLHNDPPAESLEFACATGSLVASRQGATPRITGDEIRSLMGGSRRVSQ
- a CDS encoding GRP family sugar transporter — encoded protein: MFIIENYSVAVFFCIITMLCWGSWANTQKLAASSWRFELFYWDYVIGIVLVALLFAFTLGSQGAGGRSFLADLEQASAANLGSAVLGGIIFNAANILLVAAIAIAGMSVAFPVGIGLALVIGVIVNYLDNPVGDATLLFLGVSLVVAAILLNAYAYRATSRQRQGVSTRGLLLSVIAGVLMGYFYKYVAASMYADFTLPEAGKLGPYTAVVLFSLGILLSNIVFNSLLMMRPFEGSPVHYADYFGGSGKNHLMGILGGAIWCVGMAFSIIASGKAGPAISYGLGQGATVIAALWGIYIWKEFKGVPRSTTLILNGMLLCYIVGLGLIIAAR
- a CDS encoding glycoside hydrolase family 32 protein; amino-acid sequence: MYQLIAFLFLGGLLIACGSSDDESTSTEPADYRPAYHYAPAKNWVNDPNGLVYLDGEYHLFYQYNPYGDTWGHMSWGHAVSQDLKTWEELPVALKEYSNADSTETMIFSGCVVVDSLNTSGFFAPGFRKGMVAIYTSHVYKGEEGLAQHQSLAYSADKGRTWTYYGKNPVLDIGMKDFRDPNVFRYEDKWKMVVAKPHEYSVQIYESTDLKEWKLLSEFGKMGDMAKIWECPSLFKVPVEDTLPEKWVMMISSAAEDTAFTGMQYFVGDFDGKKFTPQKQKEVFRVDLGKDFYAAIPFHNLPPTQPQPIMMGWVNNWAYANKIPTEGFRGMFSLPRALSLYQQDGVYRLRQRPIFKDKLPVRTLTMKASDLAAGVIMKLDGNSYRVDLTVELAEAKDFEIKLLDNETETSLLSYEIATGKMTFDRTKSGKVAFHEKFSSVESMTVMPQNGELKLAIFVDNSVIEIYANDGMAVLTDLVYPTKSKGVVVIGEQRKVE
- a CDS encoding sugar porter family MFS transporter; this translates as MSNAGKIFLWSISAALGGFLFGFDTAVISGAEQTLQILWNSSAFEHGLTVSIALIGTVIGALYGGVPADKYGRKISLLIVAVLYLVSALGSGLATGWFMFLIFRFIGGVGVGISSVVAPMYISEIAPPSRRGRLVALFQFNIVLGILVSYLSNYALEGIGENAWRWMLGVEAIPALLFMVTLFFIPESPRWLILKRNKIHEAREILNVSDSEEAERVVVAILKSQHQSTTGSYKDLFKPLYKTPVRLAVLFALFNQLSGINAIIYYAPRVFEMAGLGKESALLSSAGIGLVNLLATLLGLSLIDKFGRKFLMYVGTLGVIAALVLVANAFFSENLGGAQVPIYLFIYIAFFALSQGAVIWVFISEIFPNDIRAYGQSLGSFTHWIAAAIISFIFPYIAQTFGGGPTFSFFAGMMVLQLLFVWRMMPETKGTSLEGIEEKVVAA